A single Vulcanisaeta distributa DSM 14429 DNA region contains:
- a CDS encoding DNA topoisomerase VI subunit B has translation MGTNDIVKFEALSPAEFFRRNREIAGFSNPTRAVYQTIRELVENSLDATETFKILPSIKIYIDYADQSRNWVSIYVEDNGIGIPGDEIPNVFGRVFYSSKYRIKQHRGIFGLGAKMVVLYAQSTTNTPILVRSAPLKSDVIYEYQLMIDITKNEPVIVSQRTLENKYAWHGTAIKVVLEGDWPKAKRRVEEYLRRTAMVAPYAEFVLRGPDEDDAIKIPRITTKMPDPPEEGLPHPKSVDVELIKQLIQRDPSMPLLEFLVENFDGVGETIAKTFLDFVGLPPDMPVGKLVNDELVNFVTKMREFNGWRRPRADWLSPIGEDILAEGVKFILRPEVVFTVTRKPSSYMGNPFIVEAALAWGGSIEPSDKPIIYRFANKVPLIYDEGNDVVRKIVDEIDWTQYKVKFPASLAIVVHICSTKIPYASAGKEAIAEVPEIESEVRNAVREVARKLRLYITRKEKEQELLMKYAIFSMYGEEVANALSYVSKADLDELRGSINALIREKLKIRSLEELLTNTANNAENGSNEGNSDQEHEPSS, from the coding sequence ATGGGCACTAACGATATTGTTAAGTTTGAGGCCTTATCGCCGGCCGAGTTCTTTAGGCGTAATCGAGAAATAGCAGGGTTTAGTAACCCGACTAGGGCTGTTTATCAGACGATTAGGGAGCTCGTTGAGAATAGTCTCGATGCAACTGAGACGTTTAAGATACTGCCGAGTATAAAGATCTACATTGATTATGCGGATCAATCTAGGAATTGGGTTAGTATTTATGTTGAGGATAACGGCATTGGAATACCTGGGGATGAAATACCAAACGTCTTTGGCAGGGTATTCTACAGCAGTAAGTATAGGATTAAGCAGCACAGGGGCATCTTTGGGCTTGGGGCGAAGATGGTTGTGCTGTACGCGCAATCTACTACGAACACGCCAATACTCGTTAGAAGCGCGCCGTTGAAGAGTGACGTTATTTATGAATATCAGTTGATGATTGACATTACGAAGAACGAACCCGTGATAGTCTCGCAGAGAACATTGGAAAATAAGTATGCGTGGCATGGCACGGCGATAAAGGTCGTGCTTGAGGGCGACTGGCCAAAGGCAAAGCGGAGGGTTGAGGAGTACCTGAGGAGGACCGCCATGGTCGCGCCATACGCAGAATTCGTGCTTAGGGGCCCCGATGAGGATGACGCCATTAAAATACCCAGGATAACCACGAAAATGCCCGACCCACCTGAGGAGGGTCTTCCTCATCCCAAGAGTGTTGATGTGGAGCTGATAAAGCAGTTAATACAGAGAGACCCAAGCATGCCACTACTTGAATTTCTCGTCGAGAACTTCGATGGCGTTGGCGAAACAATCGCAAAGACATTCCTAGACTTCGTTGGGTTACCGCCAGATATGCCCGTGGGCAAGCTCGTTAATGACGAATTGGTTAATTTTGTGACGAAGATGAGGGAGTTCAATGGGTGGAGGAGGCCAAGGGCTGATTGGCTTTCACCAATTGGTGAGGACATACTTGCTGAGGGCGTTAAGTTTATTCTTAGGCCCGAGGTCGTGTTTACAGTCACCAGAAAGCCAAGTTCATACATGGGCAATCCATTCATCGTTGAGGCAGCTCTTGCCTGGGGCGGATCTATTGAGCCTAGTGATAAACCGATTATTTATAGGTTCGCGAACAAGGTTCCGTTGATATATGATGAAGGTAATGACGTTGTTAGGAAGATAGTCGATGAGATTGACTGGACACAGTACAAGGTTAAGTTCCCAGCCTCACTGGCCATTGTGGTTCATATATGCTCGACGAAGATACCATACGCAAGCGCAGGTAAGGAGGCCATTGCCGAGGTCCCGGAGATTGAGTCGGAGGTTAGGAATGCTGTTAGGGAGGTTGCAAGGAAGCTCAGGCTTTACATAACAAGGAAGGAGAAGGAGCAGGAACTCCTAATGAAGTACGCAATATTCAGCATGTACGGTGAGGAGGTAGCCAACGCCCTCTCCTACGTGAGTAAGGCAGACCTTGACGAGCTGAGAGGAAGCATTAATGCGTTAATAAGGGAGAAGCTAAAGATAAGGAGTCTCGAGGAATTACTCACAAACACTGCTAACAATGCCGAGAACGGGAGTAATGAAGGCAATAGTGATCAGGAACACGAGCCATCATCATGA
- a CDS encoding GIY-YIG nuclease family protein, whose translation MVRARSYVALFKCRGGRVVTRGRKFMIGNGLYAYVGSCGNACAARIVRHLNKVVNRFWHVDYLHGICDEVAVMVLPFREEDVAKALLTLFPGVLGFGNSDKREDRTHLFRICLNDDDVIKALHELRRVIHEALGN comes from the coding sequence ATGGTGAGGGCACGGAGTTACGTAGCCCTATTTAAGTGTAGGGGTGGTCGTGTAGTTACGAGGGGTAGGAAATTCATGATAGGTAATGGGCTTTATGCGTATGTCGGTTCCTGTGGCAATGCGTGCGCGGCAAGGATAGTTAGGCATCTTAATAAGGTTGTTAATAGGTTTTGGCACGTTGATTACCTGCACGGTATATGCGATGAGGTCGCCGTCATGGTACTACCCTTCAGAGAGGAGGATGTGGCTAAGGCGTTACTGACCCTGTTCCCAGGTGTCTTGGGTTTTGGGAATAGTGATAAGAGGGAGGATAGAACGCACCTATTCAGGATATGCTTAAATGATGATGACGTAATTAAGGCTCTCCATGAACTGAGGAGGGTTATTCATGAAGCATTAGGTAATTAA